The genomic interval CAGTTCCACCACCGAATCCATCGACAGCGCGGCAAAGTGCAGGGCCGTCTGCCCCCCGTCATTCGCGGCATTCACGTCCACGCGTCTGTCCAGCAGCAACTTCACCGCGTCGTATTGTTCCTTCTCCGCGGCGTACTCATCGGCAAACGTTCCCAACCCGCGTCCCAATCCAGCCGCCAGCATCAGCGCGGTGACATGATTCTTCTGCGCGATCGCCGGTTCGGCGCCATGCTCGAGCAGAAGCCGCATCGCCGGCGAATCGCCATTCCTCGCGGCCCGCATCAGCGGCGTCGCGCCTTCGCCGAGATTCCGGTCCCCTGGCGTGTGCGCGCGCTGGAGCGCCGGGGCCTTGAGCTGCGCATTCGGATTCGCGCCGTTCTCCAGGAGCTTCAGAATGAGATCCCGTCCGCTGAGGTGATCCGCGGTCTTCCTGGCCGGACGGCCATAAATCTCAATCAGCGTGTTCATGTCCACGGCTGCATACAGGGCGGCCATTCCCGCGGAGTCGCCGATATTCGGATTTGCGCCTTTGCCGAGGAGCATTGCCGCCGTGTCGTAGTGGTTATTAATGATCGCAAAAACCAGCGCCGTCGTGCCATCCGGATCGGTCAGGTCCAACTCCGAACCGCTCTCCGCGAGCGCTCGCGCCGCGCCGAGCGAGCCTTCTCGCGCCGCGATCATGAGCGCCGCGAGGCTGCCCCTCGGCAGGATCGTCAGCACCCCTTCGAGGCCGAATCGATCCGTTTTGTATGTCAGCGACTTCGACCGTGTATTCACCTCCGCGCCGTGCATAACGAGGACCTGTATTGCTTCGGGGTGATTCTGCGCCGCGGCCCACATGAGAGCGGTTTCGCCGTCCGTGTCTTCCGTGGCGTTCGGATCCGCACCCCGCTCCAACAGCATTCGCACGATTTCCGGATTGCCGGTTCGCGCGGCGGTCATCAGCAGGGTCTGGCCGCCGGGCAGCGTTACCTTCGGATCGGCCCCCGCTTTGATCAGCGCCTCAAACACCGCCACATTTCCACTCTCGGCAGCGAGTGAAAGCGGCGTGATGCCGTATCGATTCGCCGCGCCGGGATTCGCGCCGGAACGCAGCAGCTTCTGCACCGCCGGAAGATCGTTCGCGACGACGGCATTGTGAAGCGTCGTCGTGCCGTCGCTTTGCGGCGGGGCCAGCAGCAGCAGGAAAGCCAGAATTCTAAAAAAGTCCATCGATCATGCCCATGCCGTCGCCGAACCGGTCCATCCGAACGCCGTACCGATTGGCGACCGCCGACCACAGGCATCCTACCGGTGTACGTACAGGAACCAGCACGTGACGGTGGCCGGTTCCGATTCCGCCGCCAACCGCGACAATCGGCAGCGGATCGGACGCGTGCGAGTTCGAATCTCCCATGCCGGCGCCATAAAAGACCAGCGAGTGATCGAGGAGCGAGCCGCCGCCGTCTTCCGTCGACCGCAGCTTCTCGAGGAACTTTGCGAACATGCCGGCATAGTAGACGTTGATCTTCACGACTGTCGCGATCTTCTGCGGATTGTTCTGGTGATGCGAGACGCTGTGATGCTGCTCGGTGACGCCGATTTGCGGGTAGGTGCGCTGGCTCAGCTCGCGAGACATCATGAATGAGAAGACGCGGGTCGTGTCGGAGTGAAACGCCGCGGCTGCCAGGTCGAACATCAGACCGACATGATCTTCGAAGGAATCCGGCACGCCGACGGGCGCATCGAGCGGCAGGGCGCTGGAGCGGCCGGCGTTTTCGGCCTGCTGGATGCGGCGTTCGATCTCGCGGATATTGTCGAGGTAGTCGGCGACGCGACGGCGATCCGTCGTGCCGAGGCCGCGCTGGAGAGTGGCCGCCTCTTCGGAAATCGAATCGAGGATGCTCTGCTGCATCCGGATCCGGGCCTCGCGCTCGCGCACGCTTCCCGACTCGCCGAAGAGGCGCTCGAACGCGGCGCGCGGATTGGTCTCCATCGGAAGCGGCGTGCCGGGCGTGCGCCACGAGATCGTATTCATATAGGCGCAGCTGAAGCCGGGCGAGCAGCCGCCGACGTAGCCCGTGAAGTCTTCGGTCGCGAGTTCGATGGATGGCAGCGCCGTTTCCTGACCGATCTTTTGCGCGACAACCTGATCAATGGTGGTGTTGGCGAGAACATCTTCGGCTTCTGTGCGCTTTGGCCATACACCGGTGAGAAAACCTGCCGCACTCACAGCGTGATCGCCCACCTGGCTGCCCGGATGCGATCGCGTGAGATTCGTCACGACGGCAAGCTGGTTCTTGAAGGGCTCGAGCGGTTTCAAGATGGGACTGAAGTCGAAGCCTGCGCCGGCCGTCGCCGGCGTGAACTGCGGCATGATCGCGCCGTTCGGAAAATAAACCACGCCGAATCGCAGAGGCGGGGTTGCCGCGCGCGTCACTGCCGGCATCATCGCCTCGAGGAACGGCAGACCGACAGCCGCGCCGATGCCTTTCAATATCGTCCTGCGGGATATGGACTTCTTCATTCTCCCTCCCGGGCCATTCGCATTTGAAACGGAGTACTCCGGACAATCCCCATCACGATAGCCGAAAACCGGTAATTGTCCATGCCCGCCTGCCGGACAATCTTCCGCACGGCCGGCATATCCCGGTAATCCAATCCGCGTCCCAGAGCATACGCCAGGAGCTTCTCGCTGAGGGTGCCGGTAAACAGTTCCGGATTCCGCGTCAGCGCCTGGCGCAATTCAACCACACCATTCACCTGCGTCCCGTCGGCCAGCTCGCCCGAGGCGTCGGTCTCCCGCCAGGCGCCCACCGGATCGAAGTTTTCCATCGCAAACCCGACCGGGTCCATCACCTTATGACAGACCGCGCATGCGGGGTTCGCCCGATGCTCGATCATCTGCTCGCGCATTGTGCGGGGTTTCTCGCCTTCAGCGGGCGCTTTCAGCGGCGGCACATCCGGCGGAGGCGGCGGCACCGTCATGCCGACAATGTTTTCCAGCACCCACTTGCCGCGCAGCACGGGCGAGGTCCGCTCGGCATGCGATGTGACGGACAGGATACTTCCCTGCCCGAGCAGACCGCGTCGAGCCGGGTCCGGGATCGTGACGCGACGGAAGTGGCTGCCGTAAATATCAGGAATTCCGTAATGCCGGGCCAGGCGCTCATTGATAAAGGAATAGTCCGCATTGAGCAGATCCATCACGTCCCGGTCTTCTCGAATAATGCTGTCGAAGAACATCTCGGTCTCGCGCCGGAACGACTGCCGGAGGTTGTCGTCAAAGTCCGGAAAGAGATCCGAGTTCGGCAGCACGTTGGTGACGTTGCGCAGGCGCAACCACTGCCCGGCGAAGTTATCGACGAGCGCGGAGGACTTCGGATCGGCAAGCATCCGGCGCACTTCACGCTCGAGGACGGTGGCTTGGTGGAGATGTCCTTCGGATGCAACTTTCAAGAGTGCGTCATCGGGAATGCTGCTCCACAGGAAGAACGACAATCGCGACGCCAGTTCGATATCGCTGATGGCGTGCACGACGCCCGGCGCGGGATCGCGTTCAATCCGCAGGATGAATTGCGGACTCGCAAGGATACGCTGCACGGCAGCTTCGATGCCGGCGTCGAAATCGCCATCACGGCGCGCGGTTTCGTAGAACCTTATGATGCGCTGCTCGTCGGCGGTGGCCGCCGGCCGTCGATAAGCCCGGCGTAGGAGGGTGGAAATGATCTGCCTGGCGCACGCCGGCTCGGCGGCGGCTGTCGTTGGGTGACAGATGAAAATCCGACGGCGGCTCGGCGTATCGCCGCGGCCGGTGGTGTTGAACGGACCCGTGATCGCGAGCGTCTGTATGTGCGGCTGGCCGGACCAGTCAAAGTTATCGACAGAACTGCGCAGGTAGCGCTGCAGGCGGCCGGCACCGACGGTCTGCGGCTCCTGAAGAAATGCGATGGTGACGACATGCGGGCCTGCTTTCACGGCAGAGCGGAATCGCATGCGCGAATCGATGGCGTCGCCCGTGTCCGTGGGCTTCTGAAAGAGCGATGCGAGATCTTCCGCGCCGCCAAGCGCTGCAAGATGCACGCGCTGTCCGTCGATCGCGAACTCCACCTGATGCGGCATATCGAGACCGCGAACAATATTCAGGTTCGTGCGGTAGAGCCTGGCCTGAAATTCATATTCCCCGTCGAGCGGAAAGACCTGGCGGACCTGTGTTCCGCCAATCGTCCCGAGCGGCAACCCCTCGATGTGCTGGTCCTGGGAGAGATCCTGGCGGATGCGGTAGGTTTCGCTCGCGGGATTGGCGTTTGGATCGCCGACGGCCAACGCGCCGAGCTTCACTGCAGCCGAGACAT from Terriglobia bacterium carries:
- a CDS encoding ankyrin repeat domain-containing protein, producing MDFFRILAFLLLLAPPQSDGTTTLHNAVVANDLPAVQKLLRSGANPGAANRYGITPLSLAAESGNVAVFEALIKAGADPKVTLPGGQTLLMTAARTGNPEIVRMLLERGADPNATEDTDGETALMWAAAQNHPEAIQVLVMHGAEVNTRSKSLTYKTDRFGLEGVLTILPRGSLAALMIAAREGSLGAARALAESGSELDLTDPDGTTALVFAIINNHYDTAAMLLGKGANPNIGDSAGMAALYAAVDMNTLIEIYGRPARKTADHLSGRDLILKLLENGANPNAQLKAPALQRAHTPGDRNLGEGATPLMRAARNGDSPAMRLLLEHGAEPAIAQKNHVTALMLAAGLGRGLGTFADEYAAEKEQYDAVKLLLDRRVDVNAANDGGQTALHFAALSMDSVVELLVMNGANLEAKDRQGRTPLDMASGKGGPGRAGAAAVPRPGTIALLRKLGAR
- a CDS encoding DUF1552 domain-containing protein, with protein sequence MKKSISRRTILKGIGAAVGLPFLEAMMPAVTRAATPPLRFGVVYFPNGAIMPQFTPATAGAGFDFSPILKPLEPFKNQLAVVTNLTRSHPGSQVGDHAVSAAGFLTGVWPKRTEAEDVLANTTIDQVVAQKIGQETALPSIELATEDFTGYVGGCSPGFSCAYMNTISWRTPGTPLPMETNPRAAFERLFGESGSVREREARIRMQQSILDSISEEAATLQRGLGTTDRRRVADYLDNIREIERRIQQAENAGRSSALPLDAPVGVPDSFEDHVGLMFDLAAAAFHSDTTRVFSFMMSRELSQRTYPQIGVTEQHHSVSHHQNNPQKIATVVKINVYYAGMFAKFLEKLRSTEDGGGSLLDHSLVFYGAGMGDSNSHASDPLPIVAVGGGIGTGHRHVLVPVRTPVGCLWSAVANRYGVRMDRFGDGMGMIDGLF
- a CDS encoding DUF1592 domain-containing protein translates to MLPGILLTLLVTVAAPDRALLDKYCVTCHTERARERGAVPVALDKADAVNPVADPELWEKVIRKLRAGVMPPPGSPRPDDASMRAWISSISTAIDAAAEIKPDPGRPLIHRLNRAEYGNAVRDLLALNIDAAALLPPDDSAFGFDNMSEALGFSPLLQERYVSAAVKLGALAVGDPNANPASETYRIRQDLSQDQHIEGLPLGTIGGTQVRQVFPLDGEYEFQARLYRTNLNIVRGLDMPHQVEFAIDGQRVHLAALGGAEDLASLFQKPTDTGDAIDSRMRFRSAVKAGPHVVTIAFLQEPQTVGAGRLQRYLRSSVDNFDWSGQPHIQTLAITGPFNTTGRGDTPSRRRIFICHPTTAAAEPACARQIISTLLRRAYRRPAATADEQRIIRFYETARRDGDFDAGIEAAVQRILASPQFILRIERDPAPGVVHAISDIELASRLSFFLWSSIPDDALLKVASEGHLHQATVLEREVRRMLADPKSSALVDNFAGQWLRLRNVTNVLPNSDLFPDFDDNLRQSFRRETEMFFDSIIREDRDVMDLLNADYSFINERLARHYGIPDIYGSHFRRVTIPDPARRGLLGQGSILSVTSHAERTSPVLRGKWVLENIVGMTVPPPPPDVPPLKAPAEGEKPRTMREQMIEHRANPACAVCHKVMDPVGFAMENFDPVGAWRETDASGELADGTQVNGVVELRQALTRNPELFTGTLSEKLLAYALGRGLDYRDMPAVRKIVRQAGMDNYRFSAIVMGIVRSTPFQMRMAREGE